Genomic DNA from Frondihabitans sp. PAMC 28766:
TGACAAGCCCGCCGAGTCGGAGGCCCGCGCCGCCGATGCGGCCGCAGCCCAGCGCGTCTACGAAGAGCTGCTCGCCCGCGTCGGGGAGGCCGCCCCGCAGCCGCGTCTCGGCGCGACCCGCCGCGCGGTCGAGCTGCTCGGCGACCCGCAGCGCTCGTACCCGGTCATCCACATCACCGGCACGAACGGCAAGACGTCGACGAGCCGCATGATCGAGAGCATCCTGCGCGCCTACGGCCTCCGCACCGGGCTCATGACGAGCCCGCACCTGGTCAAGGTCAACGAGCGCATCGTCATCGACGGCGAGTCGATCAGCGACGGCGCGCTGGCGGCCAACTGGGCCGACATCCAGCCCTACCTCGTGATGGTCGACACCGAGCTGGCAGCCGCGGCCGAGCAGCCGCTCACCTACTTCGAGGCGCTCACCGTGCTGGCGTTCGCCTCGTTCGCCGACGCGCCCGTCGACGTCGTCGTGCTCGAGGTCGGCATGGGCGGCGAGTGGGACAGCACCAACGTCGCCGACGGGCAGGTCGCGGTGTTCACGCCGATCGCCCTCGACCACACCAAGCGCCTCGGCTCGACCGTCGCCGAGATCGCCAAGACGAAGTCGGGAATCATCAAGCCGTCCGCCAACGTCGTGAGCGCCAAGCAGACTCCCGAGGCCCTCGTTGAGCTCGAGCGCGCCGCCGAGCTGACCGAGTCGACGTTCGCGGTGGAGGGCACGGCCTTCGAGGTGCTGAAGTCGGACGTGGCCGTCGGCGGTCAGGTGATCTCGGTGCGCGGCATCGCCGGGCGGTACGACGAGATCGCGCTGCCGATGTTCGGGCGTCACCAGGCGCAGAACGCCGCCGTCGCGATCGCCGCGGTCGAGTCCTTCCTCGGCAACGGGTCGCAGCCGCTCGACGCAGAGATTCTCAGCGCAGGGCTCGCGGCCGCCTCGTCGCCGGGGCGCCTGCAGATCCTCAGCACCGACCCCACGATCCTGGTCGACGCCGCGCACAACCCGCACGGCGCGAAGTCGCTGGCCGACGCTCTCGGCGAGTACTTCTCGTTCGACCGCGTCGTCGCCGTGCTGGCCGTGCTCGAAGACAAAGACGCGGGCGGGATCATCCGCGCCCTGGCCCCGGTCGTCGAGCAGTTCGTGATCACGCAGACCGACTCCGAGCGGGCGATCGCCGCCGACGACCTCGCTGCCCTGGCAGTCGGTATCGTGGGGCCCGATCGTGTCATCGTCGAGACCAACGTCGTGTCGGCCCTCGGCTCGGCTCGCGACCTGGCCGACGATGCCGAGCGCGGTGGTGTCGTCGTGACCGGCTCGATCACGCTCGTCGGCGAAGTGATCGCCCTGACCGAAGAAGACGGATGGAAATGACAGAGACGCCCGCGCGACCGGCCAGGCAGGCCCGGCCCCGCCGTGCCCGGAGCCTGACCGAGAGCCTGCTGCAGATCATGTTGCTGCTCGAGGCCTGCGTGCTGTTCTTCATCGTGCTGAACGTCGGTGGCGCCGGAATCCTCTCGTGGCCTGTCGCCGTGGGTGGCGGCGTCGGCTTCATCGTGCTGATGGCCGTCGCGGCCCGCGGCATGCAGCACCTGTGGGGCGTCGTGCTCGGCTGCGTGGTTCAGGTGCTGCTCGCGCTCACCGGCATCCTCGTCGTGCTGATGTTCGTCGTGGCCGCGATCTTCATCGGCATCTGGATCTTCTGCCTGATCAAGGGCGTCCAGATCGACCGCCGTAACGCGGCCATCCGCGCCTGGATGGAGGCCAACCCCGGTCTCGACCCGCGCGACTACCAGTAGCCCTGACCTGCAGCATCCTGACGCCCTCACGGCCCTGCCCCTCGACCTCCGCTCCCACCTCTAACCGCTTTCAGAAGGAGACCCCCGTGGCCGAACTCGAAGAAACCCTGGTGCTCGTCAAACCGGACGGCGTCGCACGCAACCTGACCGGCGAGATCCTGCGACGCATCGAGCAGAAGGGCTACGGCCTCGTCGACATCAAGCTCGTCGAGGCCGACCGCGACCTGCTCGCCGCGCACTACGAAGAGCACGTCGGCAAGCCGTTCTACGAGCCGCTCGTCGAGTTCATGGAGTCGGGCCCGATCGTCGCCATCCGCGTCGAGGGCAACGCCGTGATCGCCGGCTTCCGCTCGCTCGCCGGTGCCACCGACCCGACGAACGCCGCGCCCGGCACCATCCGCGGCGATCTCGGCCGCGACTGGGGCCTCAAGGTGCAGCAGAACCTCGTGCACGGCAGCGACTCGCCCGAGTCGGCCGCTCGCGAGCTCGCGCTCTGGTTCAAGTAGCCCGCAGCAATCAGAACGGCCCCGCACCTCTCGAGGTGCGGGGCCGTTCTGGTTGCTCTGGCCGGGGCCGGGGCCGGGGCCGGGGCCGGTGGGCCTAGCTGGCCGACTGCTGGGCCACGAACGACGAGAACGCCGACGCGTCGGTGAGCGAGCCCTGGTACTGCTTGCCGTTGACGATGACCGTCGGGGTCGACGAGAGCTTCGCGATCGACGAGTTCGGCAGCTTCTTCGTCAGGTCGGTCTGCGTGACGTTCGCCACGAACGACTTGAATTTCTGGCTCGTGATACACGACGGGATCTTCGAATTCGTCGCCCCGGCGCCCTTCACCGTCGTGATGATCTGTTGATCGGTGCGCCCGTGGGTGCCCTCCGCCGGCTGGTTCTTATAGAACGCGGTGGTCACGGCGAGGAACTTGTCGGGCTCGTAGTTGGCCACGCAGGCGGCCGCGTTGGCCGAGCGCGTCGAGTACTTGTTGCCGAGCGACGAGTTGTCGAGGAAGGCGATCGGGTGCACCTCGTAGGTGATCGCGCCCTTCTTCAGCAGGGTCTGGATCTGCGCCGCGTTGGTCGTCTCGAACTGGTCGCAGTACGGGCACTGGTAGTCGATGTAGGCCGTGATGTTGACGGTCTTGGTGAGCTTCTTCTGGTCGGTCGGCTTGACCGCCTCGCCGTTCTTGAGAGCGGCGGTCTTGACCGTGGACACCTGGCCCGAGGTGCCCTGCAGCAGGATGCCTCCCGAGGCCATGTTCTTCGGCCCGGGCCCGGGGGGTTGGATCGACGAGGTGACGGCGAAGACGACGACGGCTACGACCACGATCGCGGCCAGGACGCTGCCTCCGATGATGAAGAAGCGGTTGCGGCGGCGCCTGCGGGCAGCCGCCTCGCGAGCGATGCGCGCCTTCTCGCGCGCCTCGTCTCGCCTGTTTCGCTTGCTCTGACCGTTATCGGGGGCGGGTGTCATGTGTCCTCGGATCTGCGGGGTGATGCACTGTCGATCATCGAGCGTAGCCCTGCGCCTGCTCGCTCAGGACCTTAGGGTGACGCATCATGCATTTCCTGAGAGATGACCGAGGCTGCCCTCAGCCGAAGAGCAGAGTGAGCAGCAGCGGGAAGTGGTTGATGATGATCAGCACGATCACGAGGGCGTTGGCGACCGGGATCGCCCACGCGAACGGCAGGAACCTGCGCATCGCTCGTCTCACGCGCTCGTTCTTGGTGATGTTGCCCTGAGCGATGTTCCACACCGTGAAGACCCAGAACAGCGGGATGGTCGTGCTCCAGACGAGCATGCACCACGGGCAGAGGGCGCCGATGAAGAAGACCGTCTGCGTGAACAGGAAGGTCACGAAGATCCACGCCAGAGCGAAGCCGATGTTCGCGGCGACCCAGAACCAGCGCGCGAAGCGGGCGCGAGCGAGCAGGGCGAAGCCGATCGTGATGGGGATCATGAAGCCGGCGACGCCGATGATGGGGTTCGGGAAGCCGAACAGGTGCGACTGCCACGAGTCGATCACCGTCGAGCACGAGACGAACGGATTGATGTCGCAGGCGAGCCCCTGCTTGGGGTGCTCGAGCAGGTCGTACTTCTCGACCACCAGCTTGAACGACCCGTAGAGCCCGACGAGGCCGGAGACGATCAGCAGGATCGCCGTGATGAAAGACTGCGAGGACGCAGGCTTGGACGCGGTTTGTGACGACACCTTCGGATTATGGCATGCGACGAATCGCCTCCCGCTGGCCGAGCGTGCGATAATCGGAACAGTCCCAGGGTGAGAGCCGGGCAAGCTTTCCGGGTCGCAGCACGATCGTTCGAATGAGAACGGCCCGCTGTCGCAGCCGGCACAGAGACAGATTTTCCGTAGGCCGCAGGTCCGCACCCCGGGGGGTAGCGCTGCGACACAAGGCCTCGGCACATGATTTCCCGGTGGTGACCGGTCACTGATCGAACCACCATCGGGGCGAGGAGTTGCACCACCGATGGTGGATAAAAACGAAAACAGTCCGAAGAGAAGAAGTCGCCTGTTCGCAGGGTTCCGATCGCACAAGGCGCAGCCCGCCGTGCCGGTCGTACCCGAACCCGAACAGCCCGCTCCTTCCGCTGTCGGCGCCGCCCGAGAGGCCGCACCGGCCTCGGCCGCCGACACAGCCGTGCCTCAGGAGGCCACAGCCGTGCCCAACGACAACACCACATCCGCGACCGAGCAGGTCGAAGGCCAGGCGGCCGAGGCCGTCGTCGACGTCGAGACGATCGAGCGCGACGAGGCCGACCAGACGCCCGTCGTGCCGACGGTCGACAAGCCCGCCCTCGCGTCGCCCTTCGAGGCGCCGCTGACGACGACGAGCCTGATCTTCCACGCCCCCGACATCGCCCCGCTGCCCGAGCAGGACGACTACGACGACGAGGGCTCGTCGAGCCGTCGCCGGTCACGCCAGCGCCCGGGCGGATCGCCTGGGCAGGGCTCCGGCTCGCACCAGGGCGACGGCGACGAGCCGTCGACGACCCGCACCCGGTCGCGCGCCAACCGCGAGCCGCGCGAGCCGCGCGAGGTCGAGCTCATCACCGAGCCGCAGCGCGTCAAGGGCTCGACCCGCCTCGAGGCCAAGAAGCAGCGCCGCCGCGACGGTCGCGATGCGGGTCGCCGCCGCCCCGTCGTGACCGAGGCCGAGTTCCTCGCCCGCCGTGAGAGCGTCGACCGCAAGATGATCGTGCGCACGCAGGGCGACAGCATCCAGATCGGCGTGCTCGAAGACGGCATCCTCGCCGAGCACTACGTCGCCAAGTCGCAGAACGTCTCGCTCATCGGCAACGTCTACCTCGGCCGCGTGCAGAACGTCCTGCCGTCGATGGAAGCCGCGTTCGTCGACATCGGGCGCGGCCGGAACGCCGTGCTCTACTCGGGCGAGGTCGACTGGGACAGCGTCGACCACAGCCAGGGCCAGCCGCGCCGCATCGAGCTGGCGCTGAAACCCGGCGACCGCGTGCTCGTCCAAGTCACCAAAGACCCGGTCGGCCACAAGGGTGCCCGGCTCACCTCGCAGATCTCGCTGCCCGGCCGCTTCCTGGTCTACGTGCCGAACGGCTCGATGAACGGCATCAGCCGCAAGCTGCCCGACACCGAGCGCGCGCGCCTGAAGAAGATCCTGAAAGAGGCTCTGCCCGAGAACACCGGCGTGATCGTCCGCACCGCGGCCGAGGGCGCCACCGAAGAGCAGCTCACCCTCGACGTGAAGCGCCTTCTCAACCAGTGGGCCGACATCTCGAAGAAGGTCGAGGCGGGCAACGCCCCGACCCTGCTCCACTCCGAGCCCGACCTGCTGATCAAGATCGTGCGCGACGTCTTCAACGAGGACTTCCACGAGCTCGTCATCGACGGCGACGAGGCCAAAGAGACGATCGAGCAGTACCTCTCGGCCGTGGCCCCCGACCTCCTCGACCGCGTGAAGTCGTACGAGGGCGACAAAGACTCGTTCGACGAGTACCGCCTCTCCGAGCAGATCGACAAGGCGCTCGACCGCAAGGTCTGGCTGCCCTCGGGCGGCTCGCTGGTCATCGACCGCACCGAGGCCATGACGGTCGTCGACGTCAACACCGGCAAGTTCGTCGGCTCGGGCGGCAACTTGGAAGAGACCGTCACCAAGAACAACATCGAGGCCGCCGAAGAGCTCGTGCGCCAGCTGCGCCTCCGCGACATCGGCGGCATCATCGTCGTCGACTTCATCGACATGGTGCTCGAGTCGAACCGCGACCTCGTGCTGCGCCGTCTCGTCGAGTGCCTCAGCCGCGACCGCACCAAGCACCAGGTGGCCGAGGTCACCTCGCTCGGCCTCGTGCAGATGACGCGCAAGAAGCTGGGCCTGGGCCTTGCCGAGTCGTTCGAAGAGATCGGTGTCGACCGTCAGCAGGCGGCCGAGCAGCAGCAGCAGAATCGCCAGAAGTCGCAGGAACGCCGTCGCGCCAAGGCCGCGAACGGCAACGGGGCCGGCAACGGCAGCGGGTCGTCGAACGGCAACGGCTCGAACGGTCGCGGCGGCTCGCCGCGCGGCTCCGAAGCGCACCCCGCCACCGGCACCATCCACGCGATCACCGACGACGTCAAGAACGCCCTCGCCAAGATCGCCGCGTCGACCGTGCCCCACGCCGAGGGCGAGCCGGCCAGCCCGGCCGAGACCGCTGCGGCCGTCGAAGCCGCTATCGATGCGGTCGCCGCGGGCATGGGCGGCACCGAGCCGGCCGCGCCCGCCGCTGCATCCGTCTCGACCGACGGCCCCGCCGCTGCGTCCGTCTCGACCGACGGCCCCGCCGCTGCATCCGTCTCGGCCGACGGCGCCGCCGTCGAGGGTGAGCAGACCCCGGCCTCCGGGCGCTCCCGCCGCGGGCGCGGCCGTCGTGCCTCGGCCTCCGGGCAGGCCGCCGCCGAGGCACCCGCCTCGGGGGAGGGCGCTGCCGTGATCGAGGTCGCGTCGACGACGTCGGTCGAGAGCGCGACCGCAGGGGCGTCGGATCCTGCGCCCGTGTCGTCGGCCCCGGCGGCCTCCGCCTCGGCCGCACCTGAGACCGCCGCGCCGGCCGCTGCCGCCGACAAGCCCGAGAAGGCCTCGCGCCGCTCGCAGGCGACCGTCACGCAGCCCGAGGCGACCGTCGCCATCCTCGACATCCCGGTCGCCAAGGTCGAGCGCGCCCCGCGCAAGGTGAGCGCCCGCGACGCCGAGCAGCTCCTCGACAGCGTGCTGGGCGCGCTGCCCGAGCCGAAGCAGCCCGGTCAGGGCCGCAGCCGCTCGCGGCGCGCGTCGACCAGTGGCACCACGGCTGCGTCGAGCGTCGATGCGTCGGCCTCCGGCGATTCGGGCGCCTCGGGCGCCTCGGGTTCGTCGAGCACCGCGGGTTCCTCGAGTTCCTCCGCAGAATCGGGCCCGTTCATCCTCGGCGTGGGAGTATCGTCCGACGACCTGTGATCACGGGTCGTCTCTGATCAGATCGTTCTGAGAGGCCCCACGTGAGCACCCCGACACCGACCCCGGCGCCGCCCCCCGCGTCGTCGGCGGTCGGCGTCGGCTCGTCGTACGTCGGCTCGGCCCCGCCGCCGCACATCCCGCACGCGCAGGCCGCACCGCGCCGTAGGCCTGTGCACGCCCTGTTCGCCCGAGTCGCAGCCGCGAGGCCGTGCTGACGGCGGCGATCGCGGTCGGCGCCGTGATCCTGGTCAAATTCGCGGTCGCGCTGGTGCAGTTGATCGGCAACGCCGTCGACTTCGACCCGGCGGCCTACGCCAGCGGGTTCGTCGAGTCGCCCATCGGCCTCTTCCTCGGCGCTGTGGTGCTCTACCCGTTCTTCTTCTACGTCGGCGCCTTCGTCGCGCTCGCCTTCGGGTTCCCCGTCCTGCGCTCCACGCGGTTGCCGG
This window encodes:
- a CDS encoding folylpolyglutamate synthase/dihydrofolate synthase family protein — protein: MSDTPTGRNGDNDYDPADDDETVDPGSLPDVFGTRDDFGDFPSLGDDDERDRDDRDDDKPAESEARAADAAAAQRVYEELLARVGEAAPQPRLGATRRAVELLGDPQRSYPVIHITGTNGKTSTSRMIESILRAYGLRTGLMTSPHLVKVNERIVIDGESISDGALAANWADIQPYLVMVDTELAAAAEQPLTYFEALTVLAFASFADAPVDVVVLEVGMGGEWDSTNVADGQVAVFTPIALDHTKRLGSTVAEIAKTKSGIIKPSANVVSAKQTPEALVELERAAELTESTFAVEGTAFEVLKSDVAVGGQVISVRGIAGRYDEIALPMFGRHQAQNAAVAIAAVESFLGNGSQPLDAEILSAGLAAASSPGRLQILSTDPTILVDAAHNPHGAKSLADALGEYFSFDRVVAVLAVLEDKDAGGIIRALAPVVEQFVITQTDSERAIAADDLAALAVGIVGPDRVIVETNVVSALGSARDLADDAERGGVVVTGSITLVGEVIALTEEDGWK
- a CDS encoding DUF4233 domain-containing protein, with the translated sequence MTETPARPARQARPRRARSLTESLLQIMLLLEACVLFFIVLNVGGAGILSWPVAVGGGVGFIVLMAVAARGMQHLWGVVLGCVVQVLLALTGILVVLMFVVAAIFIGIWIFCLIKGVQIDRRNAAIRAWMEANPGLDPRDYQ
- the ndk gene encoding nucleoside-diphosphate kinase; protein product: MAELEETLVLVKPDGVARNLTGEILRRIEQKGYGLVDIKLVEADRDLLAAHYEEHVGKPFYEPLVEFMESGPIVAIRVEGNAVIAGFRSLAGATDPTNAAPGTIRGDLGRDWGLKVQQNLVHGSDSPESAARELALWFK
- a CDS encoding thioredoxin domain-containing protein: MTPAPDNGQSKRNRRDEAREKARIAREAAARRRRRNRFFIIGGSVLAAIVVVAVVVFAVTSSIQPPGPGPKNMASGGILLQGTSGQVSTVKTAALKNGEAVKPTDQKKLTKTVNITAYIDYQCPYCDQFETTNAAQIQTLLKKGAITYEVHPIAFLDNSSLGNKYSTRSANAAACVANYEPDKFLAVTTAFYKNQPAEGTHGRTDQQIITTVKGAGATNSKIPSCITSQKFKSFVANVTQTDLTKKLPNSSIAKLSSTPTVIVNGKQYQGSLTDASAFSSFVAQQSAS
- a CDS encoding vitamin K epoxide reductase family protein, which gives rise to MSSQTASKPASSQSFITAILLIVSGLVGLYGSFKLVVEKYDLLEHPKQGLACDINPFVSCSTVIDSWQSHLFGFPNPIIGVAGFMIPITIGFALLARARFARWFWVAANIGFALAWIFVTFLFTQTVFFIGALCPWCMLVWSTTIPLFWVFTVWNIAQGNITKNERVRRAMRRFLPFAWAIPVANALVIVLIIINHFPLLLTLLFG
- a CDS encoding Rne/Rng family ribonuclease; this translates as MVDKNENSPKRRSRLFAGFRSHKAQPAVPVVPEPEQPAPSAVGAAREAAPASAADTAVPQEATAVPNDNTTSATEQVEGQAAEAVVDVETIERDEADQTPVVPTVDKPALASPFEAPLTTTSLIFHAPDIAPLPEQDDYDDEGSSSRRRSRQRPGGSPGQGSGSHQGDGDEPSTTRTRSRANREPREPREVELITEPQRVKGSTRLEAKKQRRRDGRDAGRRRPVVTEAEFLARRESVDRKMIVRTQGDSIQIGVLEDGILAEHYVAKSQNVSLIGNVYLGRVQNVLPSMEAAFVDIGRGRNAVLYSGEVDWDSVDHSQGQPRRIELALKPGDRVLVQVTKDPVGHKGARLTSQISLPGRFLVYVPNGSMNGISRKLPDTERARLKKILKEALPENTGVIVRTAAEGATEEQLTLDVKRLLNQWADISKKVEAGNAPTLLHSEPDLLIKIVRDVFNEDFHELVIDGDEAKETIEQYLSAVAPDLLDRVKSYEGDKDSFDEYRLSEQIDKALDRKVWLPSGGSLVIDRTEAMTVVDVNTGKFVGSGGNLEETVTKNNIEAAEELVRQLRLRDIGGIIVVDFIDMVLESNRDLVLRRLVECLSRDRTKHQVAEVTSLGLVQMTRKKLGLGLAESFEEIGVDRQQAAEQQQQNRQKSQERRRAKAANGNGAGNGSGSSNGNGSNGRGGSPRGSEAHPATGTIHAITDDVKNALAKIAASTVPHAEGEPASPAETAAAVEAAIDAVAAGMGGTEPAAPAAASVSTDGPAAASVSTDGPAAASVSADGAAVEGEQTPASGRSRRGRGRRASASGQAAAEAPASGEGAAVIEVASTTSVESATAGASDPAPVSSAPAASASAAPETAAPAAAADKPEKASRRSQATVTQPEATVAILDIPVAKVERAPRKVSARDAEQLLDSVLGALPEPKQPGQGRSRSRRASTSGTTAASSVDASASGDSGASGASGSSSTAGSSSSSAESGPFILGVGVSSDDL